From the Deinococcus gobiensis I-0 genome, the window GCCATGAGGTACAGCAGGATGAGGACGAAGCCGCCGAAACGGGCCAGCGAGTTCTTGCGGAACTGCCGCCACGCCACCGAGAACTGCGACTGGGCGGGTGGTTTCTGGGCCTTGAGTGCAGGGGCGCTCATGAGTACCTGATCCGGGGGTCGACGACGCTCAGCAGGATGTCGCTGATGGCGTTGCCGATGATGAGGAGAAAGACGGTCAGCATGGTGAATCCGGCGATCAGGAACAGGTCCTGGGTGTTGATGGCGTCCAGGATCATCGGGGTGATGCCGGGATAGGCGAAGACCACCTCGATGAAGCCTGCGCCACTGATGGCTGCCGGCAGCAGGCCGCCGATGCTCGCCACGATGGGCACCAGGGCGTTGCGCAGGGTGTGGCGGTAGATGGTCGAGAACTCGCTGACCCCCTTGGAACGCGCCGTGCGCACGAAGTCGGCCCGCATGTACTCGAGCATCTGGCCCCGGATCACGCGGGTCAGGCCCGCCGCGTCCCCGATCGCCAGCACCAGGGCGGGAATGGCGACGTGTTTGGCGACGTCCAGGAATTTGCCCAGCGGATTCAGCGACGCGTAGTTGTCACTGGTCATGCCGTTGATGGGAATGTCCCAGCCGGTCTTGTAGCGCAGTTGCAGCAGGCCGAAGATGACCAGCAGTGCCAGGAAGAAGCTCGGGAACCCCAGCAGCACGTACATGACGACGTTGAGCGCCTTGTCGCCGAAGGAGTTCTGGCGCAGCGCTCCGTAGACCCCCAGCGGAATGGAGATCAGGTAATACAGCACGAAGTAGGGCAGGACCAGAAACAGCGAATTGACGATGCGCGGCCAGGCCACGTCCAGCACGGGCTGCTGATAGGCGAAGGACAAGCCGAAATCGCCCTTGAACATGTGGGTCAGCCACAGCCAGTACTGCACGATCACCGGGCGGTCCAGACCCAGGTTGCGTTGCAGGTCGGCGATGCGTTCGGCCGAGATGTTGGGATTCAGGCGGGCCGGGGTCAGGAAGTCGCCCGGAGCCAGCTGGATGATGAAAAAGACCAGGATGCTGGAGAGCAGCAGGGTCGGGATGGCGTTCAGCAGACGCCGAAGCAGAAAGGTGAGCAAGGCGGGGAATCTCCTCTCCTGCGGGCCGGTCTCGGGCCATGCAGGCGGGGCAGCCTCGTGATGAAGCCGCCCCGGAACTCAGGCTGCGCGCAGCAACCCTAGGCTGATGGACGCTTACTTGATGTAGGTCGTCAGCTGGGCGTAGGGACGCGAGCCGTTGTAGGCGTCCCACAGGTTGCGCTTGTACTCGCCGCCGAGGCGGCTGTTGTACGTGACGTGGTAGTTCGTGCCCACGAGGTAGATGAAGCCCTGGTTCTGCGCTTCGGCCTTCGAGAGCTGCTCGCCGATCTTGCGGCGGGCATCGTCGTCGAGGGTCTGGTCACCCTGGTAGTACAGCTTGGTCATCAGGCTTTCCTGGGGCGTGAGGCACTTGCCGTCGCTGGGGACGTTGAAGGAGTGCAGGTTGCCGCCGCAGGGCACCACGTTGCTGCCGTAGGGCCAGATGTTGTCGCCGCCCGCGAGGCCCAGCAGGATCGCGTCGAAGGGACGGTTGGCGCCCTTGGAGTTGAGCTGGTCCACGAGGTTGTTGAAGTCGATGGGGGTGAAGTTGACCTTCACGCCGACCTTCTTCGCCTCGTCGGTGAAGATGCGGCCGAGCTGCTCACGCACGGTGTTGCCCGCGTTGGTCGCCATGTTGAACTCCAGCACCTGACCGGCGCTGTTGGTCAGGTAGCCCTGGGCGTTCTTCTTGGAGAAGCCCATCTGCGCGAGCAGCTTGGTGGCGGCCGCCAGATCGTACTTGTACTTGGGGGTGCTGTCGAACTGGTAGTTCTTGAACACCGGGTACACGCCCGTGTACACCTCGCTGCCCAGGCCGCCCAGCGCGAGCTGGATCATGGCCTGACGGTTGGCGATGTGGCTCATGGCCTGACGGAAGCGCACGTCGCGGAAGATCTTCTGCTTGGCGGCGTCGCCCGACTTGTTCCAGTTGAACACGATCCAGCTGCTCGTCGAGTTGGGGCTGACGTTGGGCACGAGGTTGGCCTTGAGGTTGCCGCCGTCGATGGCGCGCTTGATCTGCGCCAGGTCGTCGGCCTTGCTGGCCGCGAAGGTGTCGATCTGGCCCGCGAGGTAGGCGGCCAGGCCCGCGTTCAGGTCCTTGAGCAGGCGGATGCTCATGGTGTCGAGGTAGGGTAGGGCCTTGCCGGCGCCGTCCTTGTTCCACTCGCCGAAGTAGGGGTTCTTCTTCAGGACGGCGCGCTGGCCGGCCTGGTAGCTGCTGATGACCCAGGGGCCAGGCGAGACGATGGTCGAGGGGTTGGCGCTGATGCCCCACATGTTCTTGATGCCTTCGGCACCCTTGCTGCTGTACACCGGGCCGAACACGTGGTCGGGCCACGGGATGAAGGCCATCCGGGTGTAGGCGCTGGCGCTGGCCTGCGGGAAGTCGAACTGCAGGGTGTAGTTGTCGATCTTCTTCAGCGTGATCGGCTTGCCGTTCAGGAAGAAGGAGTCGTAGGAGTTGCTGCCGACCTTGTCGTCGGTGTGGATCTTGAAGGTCGTGACGAAGTCGTCGGCGGTGATGGCCTGACCGTCACTGAACTTCATGCCCTGGCGGAGCTTGACCACGAAGCGCTTGTTGTTGTTGCTCACGACCGGCATGGCGTCGGCCATGTGCGGAATGAACTTGTCGGTGCTGGGGTCCTGCGTGAACAGGCCGCCCAGACCCACGTCGCTCATCAGGTCCGGCAGGCTGTCGGCTTCCGAGCTGGTGAAGGGGTTCAGCGTCTTGTAGTCGCTCAGCGAGTAGGTCCGGACTTCGCCGCCGGTCTTGGCCTGCGAGGGGTTTTCGGCCATCCAGGTGGCGGGCAGGACGAAGGGAGCGGCGAGCGAGCTGCCAGCGCCCAGGGCGAGCGCGAGGAACAGGGCTTTTTTCATGCGAAACCTCCGAGGTGGGATCTGGAAATACGGCGACGGCCCGGCTCGCGGCCAGCGTCACAGCGCATAGGTGTTTGGGATTTCCAGCGATGTCAATATAGGTATTTGCTTATGTGTGGTCAAGCGTATAGCCCAAACATGAGAGCGTATCTTTATGCACGCCTGACAGATCGATAGGGAAATGGGCGCAGACTTTACATCTGCGCCTTGAAAGGGTACCCAGGAACAATGTGAATGACCGGCAACGTAATAACACTCACGTTGTCTTTGAGTGGGCAGCGACTTTCCTTGTCCGCCGTAAAAATCGACCTCAGCCACAGGT encodes:
- a CDS encoding ABC transporter permease, giving the protein MLTFLLRRLLNAIPTLLLSSILVFFIIQLAPGDFLTPARLNPNISAERIADLQRNLGLDRPVIVQYWLWLTHMFKGDFGLSFAYQQPVLDVAWPRIVNSLFLVLPYFVLYYLISIPLGVYGALRQNSFGDKALNVVMYVLLGFPSFFLALLVIFGLLQLRYKTGWDIPINGMTSDNYASLNPLGKFLDVAKHVAIPALVLAIGDAAGLTRVIRGQMLEYMRADFVRTARSKGVSEFSTIYRHTLRNALVPIVASIGGLLPAAISGAGFIEVVFAYPGITPMILDAINTQDLFLIAGFTMLTVFLLIIGNAISDILLSVVDPRIRYS
- a CDS encoding ABC transporter substrate-binding protein, with product MKKALFLALALGAGSSLAAPFVLPATWMAENPSQAKTGGEVRTYSLSDYKTLNPFTSSEADSLPDLMSDVGLGGLFTQDPSTDKFIPHMADAMPVVSNNNKRFVVKLRQGMKFSDGQAITADDFVTTFKIHTDDKVGSNSYDSFFLNGKPITLKKIDNYTLQFDFPQASASAYTRMAFIPWPDHVFGPVYSSKGAEGIKNMWGISANPSTIVSPGPWVISSYQAGQRAVLKKNPYFGEWNKDGAGKALPYLDTMSIRLLKDLNAGLAAYLAGQIDTFAASKADDLAQIKRAIDGGNLKANLVPNVSPNSTSSWIVFNWNKSGDAAKQKIFRDVRFRQAMSHIANRQAMIQLALGGLGSEVYTGVYPVFKNYQFDSTPKYKYDLAAATKLLAQMGFSKKNAQGYLTNSAGQVLEFNMATNAGNTVREQLGRIFTDEAKKVGVKVNFTPIDFNNLVDQLNSKGANRPFDAILLGLAGGDNIWPYGSNVVPCGGNLHSFNVPSDGKCLTPQESLMTKLYYQGDQTLDDDARRKIGEQLSKAEAQNQGFIYLVGTNYHVTYNSRLGGEYKRNLWDAYNGSRPYAQLTTYIK